A single region of the Lysinibacillus sp. B2A1 genome encodes:
- a CDS encoding autolysin, which translates to MKYFINFFKGLMIATIVICISFFMVTQLFNTRETTVPEVVDDRPSVEEFIGSIAETARKLGADNDLYASVMIAQAILESEHGQSGLGAAPNNNLFGMKGRYQNNSVTLETSEDDGSGNMTTVMAEFRKYPSYEESMKDYVKLLRNGVSWNKDFYAGVFKSNTKSYTDATNFLTGSYATDSKYNEKLNTVIAKYDLNQYDSPVKNKKTITVTDGDSLTHIAEAHKVKVTSLKQWNQLRSDKIEAGQELNIYQY; encoded by the coding sequence ATGAAATACTTCATAAATTTCTTCAAAGGTCTAATGATTGCTACTATCGTTATTTGTATTTCGTTTTTTATGGTAACGCAGCTATTCAATACGCGTGAAACCACAGTTCCTGAAGTTGTGGATGATCGTCCAAGCGTAGAAGAATTTATTGGCTCTATTGCAGAAACTGCACGAAAACTTGGAGCTGATAATGATTTATACGCATCTGTTATGATTGCACAAGCCATTTTAGAAAGTGAGCATGGTCAAAGTGGACTTGGCGCTGCACCTAATAACAATTTATTTGGGATGAAAGGTCGTTACCAAAATAACTCAGTAACACTTGAAACATCTGAGGACGATGGTTCTGGTAACATGACAACTGTGATGGCTGAATTTCGCAAATATCCTTCCTATGAAGAATCCATGAAAGACTATGTAAAATTATTGCGTAACGGTGTCTCCTGGAATAAAGACTTCTATGCAGGAGTATTTAAAAGCAATACAAAATCCTATACAGATGCTACTAATTTTTTAACAGGTTCTTATGCAACAGATTCCAAATACAATGAAAAACTCAATACAGTCATTGCAAAATATGATCTAAATCAATACGATAGTCCTGTAAAAAATAAAAAAACGATTACCGTAACAGACGGTGATTCTCTTACGCATATTGCGGAGGCACATAAAGTGAAAGTAACATCCCTTAAACAATGGAATCAGCTCCGATCTGATAAAATCGAAGCAGGCCAAGAATTAAATATTTATCAATATTAA
- a CDS encoding glycine/betaine ABC transporter permease encodes MANIFEMFHERKGQLAAALLEHIQISFIALFFAVIIAIPLGIYLTNKRKIAETIIGVSAVLQTIPSLALLGLLIPLFGIGKVPAIIALVAYALLPILRNTYTGINEVEPSLKEAAMAMGMNTRKRLLKVELPLAMPVIMAGIRTAMVLIVGTATLAALIGAGGLGDIILLGIDRNNTSLLLLGAIPAAILALVFDFLLKKLEFLSFRKTMTALTMISILALFMIILPLLNNTEKEEIVIAGKLGSEPEILINMYKLLIEQETDLKVQLKPGLGKTSFVFNALKSGSIDIYPEFTGTAISEFLKEEAVNNNQEDVYNQAKEGMMKQFEMVMLSPMKYNNTYTLAVSKEMAEAYHLQAISDLKPIQESIKAGFTLEFNDREDGYIGIQKRYGITLANITTMEPKLRYQAIQSGNIDLLDAYSTDSEIRQYNLHVLADDKELFPPYQGAPLLRKETIEKYPDVEKALNKLADHITDDEMREMNYQVNVEGENIVNVARDYLIKAQLLKYK; translated from the coding sequence ATGGCTAATATTTTTGAGATGTTTCATGAGCGTAAGGGACAGTTAGCGGCAGCATTACTGGAACATATACAAATATCCTTTATAGCGCTATTTTTTGCCGTGATCATCGCCATTCCATTAGGTATTTATTTAACAAATAAAAGGAAAATAGCAGAAACTATTATTGGGGTCAGTGCGGTCCTTCAAACAATTCCTTCACTAGCGTTACTTGGCTTATTAATACCTCTGTTTGGCATTGGAAAAGTACCTGCCATTATTGCCTTAGTGGCCTATGCTCTTCTTCCAATATTAAGAAACACTTATACGGGTATTAATGAGGTAGAGCCATCTTTAAAAGAGGCAGCGATGGCGATGGGAATGAATACAAGAAAACGGCTATTAAAAGTAGAATTGCCACTTGCCATGCCTGTTATTATGGCAGGCATTCGAACAGCAATGGTATTAATTGTTGGAACAGCAACATTAGCAGCCTTAATTGGTGCTGGAGGATTGGGGGATATTATTCTTCTTGGTATTGATCGAAATAATACATCTCTGCTACTTTTAGGTGCTATACCCGCAGCAATATTAGCACTAGTTTTCGATTTTTTACTAAAAAAATTAGAATTTTTGTCATTTAGAAAAACGATGACAGCCCTAACTATGATTAGTATTTTGGCATTATTCATGATCATTTTACCATTGCTAAACAACACAGAAAAAGAGGAGATTGTGATTGCTGGAAAGCTGGGATCGGAGCCTGAAATACTCATTAATATGTATAAATTACTTATTGAGCAGGAAACAGACCTGAAGGTACAATTAAAACCTGGTCTTGGAAAGACTTCCTTTGTATTTAATGCACTAAAATCAGGCAGTATTGATATCTATCCTGAGTTTACAGGAACGGCTATTTCAGAATTTTTAAAAGAGGAAGCGGTCAATAACAATCAAGAAGATGTCTATAATCAGGCTAAAGAAGGAATGATGAAGCAATTTGAAATGGTGATGTTAAGTCCAATGAAATACAATAATACGTATACTTTAGCAGTTTCCAAAGAAATGGCTGAAGCCTACCATTTGCAAGCAATTTCTGACCTTAAGCCGATTCAAGAATCTATAAAAGCAGGCTTTACATTGGAATTTAATGATCGAGAAGATGGCTATATAGGTATTCAAAAACGCTATGGCATTACACTTGCGAATATTACAACAATGGAGCCAAAGCTAAGATACCAAGCAATTCAATCTGGGAATATTGATTTATTAGATGCATACTCTACCGATAGTGAAATACGTCAATACAATTTGCATGTGTTGGCAGATGATAAAGAGCTGTTCCCGCCTTATCAAGGTGCACCTCTACTTAGAAAAGAAACAATTGAAAAATATCCTGACGTAGAAAAAGCTTTAAATAAGCTGGCAGATCACATCACTGATGATGAAATGCGCGAAATGAATTATCAGGTCAATGTAGAAGGTGAAAATATTGTAAATGTTGCACGGGACTATTTAATAAAGGCTCAATTACTAAAATACAAATAA
- a CDS encoding glycine/betaine ABC transporter ATP-binding protein, with protein sequence MITFDNVSKKYGNNHTAVKALNVEIKKGEFFVIIGPSGCGKTTLLKMINRLISLTEGTIWINDKRISDYNIHELRWNIGYVLQQIALFPHMTIEENIAVVPELKNWGKTKIQKRVKELLEMVGLEPETYRQRKPKELSGGEQQRVGVIRALAADPEIILMDEPFSALDPISRTKLQDDLLDMQRSIQKTIVFVSHDMQEALKLGDRICVMKDGKIVQIGTPQEIVQNPVNDFVRQFIGLNNVYKPFDIHIVMQPIIASNKLDGIIFINDSFATILEKLAQVDSLGVQENGKLIGMVTRVSMLQYLAKDSLERGHGHG encoded by the coding sequence ATGATAACATTTGACAATGTCTCAAAAAAATATGGTAACAACCATACGGCTGTTAAAGCACTGAACGTAGAAATTAAGAAGGGCGAATTTTTTGTTATTATCGGTCCAAGCGGATGTGGCAAAACTACATTATTGAAAATGATTAACCGATTAATTTCTTTAACTGAAGGAACTATCTGGATAAATGACAAAAGAATAAGCGACTATAATATTCATGAGTTACGCTGGAATATTGGCTATGTATTACAACAAATTGCCCTTTTCCCACATATGACGATAGAAGAAAATATAGCAGTTGTGCCTGAATTAAAGAACTGGGGTAAAACGAAAATCCAAAAGCGGGTTAAAGAATTATTGGAGATGGTTGGGCTTGAGCCTGAAACATATCGTCAGCGTAAGCCAAAGGAGTTATCAGGTGGCGAACAGCAAAGGGTTGGAGTTATTCGCGCCTTAGCGGCTGACCCAGAGATTATTTTAATGGATGAGCCTTTCAGTGCGTTAGATCCAATAAGCCGTACAAAGCTGCAGGACGATTTATTGGATATGCAGCGTTCTATACAAAAAACAATCGTTTTTGTATCCCATGACATGCAGGAGGCACTTAAATTAGGGGATCGAATATGTGTGATGAAGGATGGTAAAATTGTTCAAATTGGCACACCTCAAGAAATTGTTCAAAACCCTGTGAATGATTTTGTCCGACAGTTTATCGGCTTAAACAATGTGTACAAACCCTTTGATATTCATATAGTCATGCAACCAATCATTGCGTCAAATAAGCTAGATGGTATCATTTTTATCAATGATTCATTCGCTACAATTCTTGAAAAACTAGCACAAGTTGACAGTTTAGGTGTTCAAGAGAATGGAAAACTGATTGGTATGGTAACAAGAGTATCTATGCTGCAGTATTTAGCGAAGGATTCTTTAGAAAGAGGGCATGGACATGGCTAA